One Vigna unguiculata cultivar IT97K-499-35 chromosome 11, ASM411807v1, whole genome shotgun sequence DNA window includes the following coding sequences:
- the LOC114169800 gene encoding uncharacterized protein LOC114169800 isoform X1 — MRRQGHYGDPSANTSVGGQMHHMVAGPRGEAKSGNFEGRLEAFTPERENPYANSKPEGQWRWEMDESKMSNSMTSRMFSEGQGVDASKSYFQGQGRSNNDSRSQAHEEDMDVGYEGNHLSQTFEGLEQNFRDDIIKLTKEQNDAEDAEYARHREKINAINAQYEEKLAALRAQHSNRRAEFLQREAHARQQQYQQFIRDPYPSSGMAPRDPHGFNNSNAPGVGGEVQRGYSADHFDPYRERARFLGGGRDQGFEPRGPYPGGRVYDTGSRYYN, encoded by the exons ATGCGACGGCAGGGGCACTATGGGGATCCATCTGCCAACACTAGTGTTGGTGGCCAGATGCATCATATGGTGGCCGGTCCAAGGGGGGAGGCCAAGTCTGGTAATTTTGAAGGACGGCTCGAAGCCTTTACTCCAGAGAGAGAGAATCCGTATGCGAATTCCAAACCAGAGGGTCAGTGGAGATGGGAAATGGATGAATCAAAGATGTCCAATTCAATGACATCTCGAATGTTTAGTGAAG GTCAAGGGGTTGATGCTTCAAAGTCCTATTTTCAAGGGCAGGGCCGGAGCAACAATGATTCCAGATCTCAGGCTCATGAAGAAGATATGGATGTTGGATACGAAGGAAATCATTTATCACAAACTTTTGAAGGTCTTGAGCAGAATTTTCGTGATGACATTATTAAACTCACTAAAGAACAGAATGATGCTGAAGATGCAGAATATGCCAGGCACAGAGAG aaaattaatgcaatcaATGCTCAGTATGAAGAAAAACTGGCAGCACTTCGAGCTCAGCATAGCAACCGAAGAGCTGAATTTCTTCAAAGGGAAGCACATGCTAGGCAGCAGCAGTACCAGCAATTCATAAGGGATCCTTACCCTAGCAGTGGCATGGCACCCCGCGACCCTCATGGTTTCAACAATTCGAATGCTCCAGGTGTGGGTGGAGAAGTGCAACGAGGCTATTCTGCCGATCACTTTGATCCTTACAGGGAGAGAGCTCGATTTCTTGGGGGTGGTAGAGATCAAGGATTTGAACCTAGGGGTCCATATCCTGGTGGTCGTGTCTACGACACTGGTTCACGCTACTACAATTGA
- the LOC114169800 gene encoding uncharacterized protein LOC114169800 isoform X2 — MHHMVAGPRGEAKSGNFEGRLEAFTPERENPYANSKPEGQWRWEMDESKMSNSMTSRMFSEGQGVDASKSYFQGQGRSNNDSRSQAHEEDMDVGYEGNHLSQTFEGLEQNFRDDIIKLTKEQNDAEDAEYARHREKINAINAQYEEKLAALRAQHSNRRAEFLQREAHARQQQYQQFIRDPYPSSGMAPRDPHGFNNSNAPGVGGEVQRGYSADHFDPYRERARFLGGGRDQGFEPRGPYPGGRVYDTGSRYYN; from the exons ATGCATCATATGGTGGCCGGTCCAAGGGGGGAGGCCAAGTCTGGTAATTTTGAAGGACGGCTCGAAGCCTTTACTCCAGAGAGAGAGAATCCGTATGCGAATTCCAAACCAGAGGGTCAGTGGAGATGGGAAATGGATGAATCAAAGATGTCCAATTCAATGACATCTCGAATGTTTAGTGAAG GTCAAGGGGTTGATGCTTCAAAGTCCTATTTTCAAGGGCAGGGCCGGAGCAACAATGATTCCAGATCTCAGGCTCATGAAGAAGATATGGATGTTGGATACGAAGGAAATCATTTATCACAAACTTTTGAAGGTCTTGAGCAGAATTTTCGTGATGACATTATTAAACTCACTAAAGAACAGAATGATGCTGAAGATGCAGAATATGCCAGGCACAGAGAG aaaattaatgcaatcaATGCTCAGTATGAAGAAAAACTGGCAGCACTTCGAGCTCAGCATAGCAACCGAAGAGCTGAATTTCTTCAAAGGGAAGCACATGCTAGGCAGCAGCAGTACCAGCAATTCATAAGGGATCCTTACCCTAGCAGTGGCATGGCACCCCGCGACCCTCATGGTTTCAACAATTCGAATGCTCCAGGTGTGGGTGGAGAAGTGCAACGAGGCTATTCTGCCGATCACTTTGATCCTTACAGGGAGAGAGCTCGATTTCTTGGGGGTGGTAGAGATCAAGGATTTGAACCTAGGGGTCCATATCCTGGTGGTCGTGTCTACGACACTGGTTCACGCTACTACAATTGA
- the LOC114169803 gene encoding putative phosphatidylglycerol/phosphatidylinositol transfer protein DDB_G0282179, producing MEFHSLPKLYLLFSLSILFLSPFQAQAATKVTYCDKKANYPVKVSGVDISPDPVRSGQPATFKIYATSGKPILGGDVEIGVSYVGVPVHTENIDLCKEVKCPVSNGNFVISHTQTLPIITPPGPYALKMTLKNDRDELLTCIKFNFKIVIGSLVSDM from the exons ATGGAGTTTCACTCTCTTCCCAAACTCTACCTTCTATTTTCCTTATCCATTCTCTTCCTTTCGCCCTTTCAAGCACAAGCTGCAACTAAAGTCACTTACTGCG ATAAGAAGGCAAACTATCCTGTGAAGGTGTCTGGAGTTGATATATCACCAGACCCTGTGAGGAGTGGCCAACCGGCTACCTTTAAGATCTATGCTACTTCAG GTAAACCTATTCTTGGTGGAGATGTAGAAATTGGAGTTTCATACGTTGGGGTGCCTGTCCATACAGAAAACATTGATCTTTGTAAAGAAGTAAAATGCCCTGTTTCTAATGGCAATTTTGTGATTTCACACACCCAAACATTGCCCATAATTACTCCACCG GGACCTTACGCTCTGAAGATGACACTGAAGAATGATCGGGACGAGTTGTTAACTTGcattaagtttaattttaagatCGTTATTGGATCTTTGGTGTCTGATATGTGA
- the LOC114169260 gene encoding dnaJ protein homolog, with protein MFGRAPKKSDNTRYYEILGVSKNASQDDLKKAYKKAAIKNHPDKGGDPEKFKELAQAYEVLSDPEKREIYDQYGEDALKEGMGGGGGHDPFDIFSSFFGGGSPFGSGGSSRGRRQRRGEDVVHPLKVSLEDLYLGTSKKLSLSRNVICSKCSGKGSKSGASMKCAGCQGTGMKVSIRHLGPSMIQQMQHACNECKGTGETINDRDRCPQCKGEKVVQEKKVLEVIVEKGMQNGQKITFPGEADEAPDTITGDIVFVLQQKEHPKFRRKAEDLFVEHTLSLTEALCGFQFVLTHLDGRQLLIKSNPGEVVKPDSYKAINDEGMPMYQRPFMKGKLYLHFTVEFPDFLNPDQVKALEAVLPPKQPSQLTDMELDECEETTLHDVNMDEESRRRQQQAAQEAYEEDDDMPGGAQRVQCAQQ; from the exons ATGTTTGGGAGGGCACCAAAGAAGAGCGATAACACACGGTACTACGAAATCCTCGGCGTCTCCAAAAACGCTTCACAGGATGATTTGAAGAAAGCTTACAAGAAAGCAGCCATCAAGAATCACCCCGACAAGGGCGGTGATCCCGAGAAG TTTAAAGAATTGGCTCAAGCTTATGAGGTTCTGAGTGACCCTGAGAAGCGTGAGATATATGATCAGTATGGTGAAGATGCGCTTAAGGAAGGAATGGGTGGTGGCGGTGGCCATGATCCATTTGATATCTTTTCATCTTTCTTTGGCGGTGGGAGTCCTTTTGGATCAG GTGGTAGTAGTCGTGGTAGGAGACAGAGGCGCGGAGAAGATGTGGTTCACCCTCTCAAGGTCTCTCTGGAGGACCTTTACCTAGGGACTTCAAAGAAGCTGTCCCTCTCCAGAAATGTCATATGCTCCAAGTGCAGTGG CAAGGGTTCTAAGTCTGGGGCTTCGATGAAGTGTGCTGGTTGTCAAGGAACTGGTATGAAGGTTTCTATAAGGCACCTTGGTCCATCCATGATTCAACAAATGCAGCATGCTTGCAATGAATGTAAGGGTACTGGAGAAACTATCAATGATAGAGATCGCTGCCCACAATGCAAGGGAGAGAAGGTTGTGCAGGAGAAGAAAGTTCTTGAAGTGATTGTTGAAAAGGGAATGCAGAACGGGCAGAAGATTACATTCCCTGGTGAAGCTGATGAAGCG CCGGACACAATTACTGGGGATATCGTCTTTGTGCTTCAGCAGAAGGAGCATCCTAAATTCAGAAGAAAGGCCGAAGACCTTTTTGTTGAGCACACCTTGTCCCTTACTGAGGCTTTGTGTGGTTTCCAATTTGTCCTAACTCACTTGGATGGGCGTCAGCTTCTTATTAAATCAAATCCCGGGGAAGTTGTGAAACCTG ATTCATACAAGGCTATTAATGACGAGGGGATGCCCATGTACCAGAGGCCATTCATGAAGGGGAAGCTTTATCTTCACTTCACTGTGGAATTCCCAGATTTTCTAAATCCTGATCAGGTTAAGGCTTTGGAAGCCGTTCTGCCCCCAAAGCAGCCTTCACAGTTAACAGACATGGAGCTGGACGAATGTGAGGAGACCACACTTCATGATGTCAATATGGATGAGGAGTCTAGGAGGAGGCAACAACAAGCTGCTCAGGAAGCATATGAGGAGGATGATGATATGCCTGGTGGTGCACAGAGGGTACAGTGCGCCCAACAGTAG
- the LOC114168833 gene encoding uncharacterized protein LOC114168833, with protein MAAKGALWLMLLPLVVAVVIATNTNSVYQPCADAKIQRSDGFTFGIAFSSRESFFFNQSLQLSPCDHRLSLSSSNSQLALFRPKVDEISLLTINTSSFFPDNYGGYMVAFAGRKYAARSPLAFVANSTYTVTSFTLVLEFQKGRLQNLYWKRDGCSSCKGKSNFVCLNKQDCGIRTSSCKGRGGAVDCSLGIQLAFSGTDKHLSVLNSWYEVENLRQYSLYGLYSNLRDSLTSQYNKFF; from the exons ATGGCAGCGAAAGGAGCATTGTGGTTGATGCTGCTGCCACTGGTAGTAGCTGTTGTTATTGCCACCAACACCAACAGCGTGTACCAGCCTTGTGCTGATGCCAAGATTCAGAGATCTGATGGCTTCACTTTTGGCATCGCCTTCAGTTCCAGGGAGTCTTTCTTCTTCAATCAGTCCCTTCAGCTCTCTCCCTGTGACCACCGTCTTTCTCTCTCCTCCTCCAACTCTCAGCTTGCTCTCTTTCGTCCCAAGGTTGATGAGATCTCTCTCCTCACCATCAACACCTCTAGTTTTTTCCCT GATAATTATGGTGGATACATGGTGGCATTTGCTGGGAGAAAGTATGCTGCAAGGTCTCCACTTGCATTTGTTGCAAACAGCACATATACAGTGACAAGTTTCACACTG GTGCTGGAGTTTCAGAAGGGTAGGCTGCAGAACTTGTACTGGAAGAGAGATGGTTGCTCTTCATGCAAGGGAAAATCCAACTTTGTATGCCTCAACAAACAAGATTGTGGTATCAGAACATCATCTTGTAAAGGCAGAGGAGGTGCAGTAGATTGCAGTCTGGGAATTCAGCTAGCATTTTCTGGTACAGACAAGCATCTATCAGTGCTTAATTCATGGTATGAAGTGGAAAACCTGCGCCAGTACTCTCTCTACGGCTTGTACTCAAATCTGAGGGACTCTCTCACCAGCCAGTATAACAAATTCTTTTAA